The sequence CAAATTAGGTATCTCTAAGAAAAGTTATTACTTTTCTGTCAAAAGTCAAAAGTCATGCGGAATCCCTGCGACTGCACAAACATTCCAGTGAGATTCTTTGGGCCTCCTCTAACACAAATGTCTGGTCGTTGGGCTCAGACAGGGCCGGCAGCAGATAAGGAAATACAACATTTAACAAAGGACCTCGAAGGAACTTCCAGAGGGGGTCAAGCATTAATCCCCACTGGCTGGAGGGAAGGTCAGGCTATTGGTGAACCAAGGATTCCCAGAGCTGAAGGAGTGGAGGCTTtggagttcagtggagaagtggaAGCCTTTATACAAAGGTGAGGAGGCTGGTGGAGAGGGAATGCTGTACTCGAGGTGGCTTCTGggcttttctgtctccattcccATGAGATGTTGAGGCAGAGTCCGGACACCCGACCTCGGAGCTTGGAAGGACTCACCCCATCTCAGACACCGTGTCTTGGCTGgaggaccctgagcaagtcacatgaCGGCCACCGAGTGTCCCCGGTAGCTGCGAGGACGGAGGCCGCCCAGGTGGGGCTTTACGTTGGGAGGAGCTGTGTCCTATGGAAGCCCACCACTGCCATCTCCGAAATGGGGACCTCATCTCTGCCTAGCTCCTTCCCATGGTGCCTGTGCAGGAAGGTAAGCATGCTTGGAAGCCGCTGCGCGGCCCTCTGAGGATAAGGGCTGCCAGGGGCCTCGGCCGCCACTGCGCAAGGTGGGCCCCTTTCCTGGTGCCGGGAGGGCCAGGCAGTCTGCTCACTGCACACCGTGAAAAGGGCTTCCCCAGCTCCTGGCCTCCTCTCCCGGGGGAGCCGGACCAGACCGGGTGGCGAATACAAAGCTGTGTCTGCACTCAGGAAGACTTACTCAGACCCTCGCTAGTCGTATCAGCCTCAacgtcttcatctgtaaaatgggtgatagcacctccctcccaaaTCTGTGTGCTGAAAGCTCTACAGAGATACTATCATTTGTAACGGCCTCCGCCCGGGCTTTGGTGTCAGCAGGATGGTCAGAGAATGGACGGCaattgatcttagtggaggaggcaGGAGGCGGGAGGGCCACCAGGAGGATGCAGAGAAGGAGTCTCGCGTCCTGTCCTCTGGGCCCTCATACACCTTAATCCCGTTACCTCCCTAGAGCACACTGAGCATGCGCCAACTGCAGAACCATCCCGTCACCATGCTGAGCGCCAAGTATGTAGGGACCTAGAGACCCACCCAGGGACCCCTCCCACAGGGGCGTGGCTGCACGGGGGGGGCGGGGCACACGGAGGTGACTGAGGTGGGGGCGGGAGGGAAGGGAAGCTGCCCCTGACACGCGGAGGGGGGGGATGTATGTGACAGCCCTGGCTGGGGGGAGGGGCACTCAGATGGGGAGCCCGGTGGGTGGGGTCCACCCACGGGGACGGGAAATAGCTGGGACGGACGGCCAGAGGCTCGGAGCCGGAAGCGAGCCGGGGGCTCCACGGCAGCCCTGGACGGGCCGGTGCCGGCGCACGGATGAAAGCCGGCCGGGACACGGGCGGGGGAAGGCTCGACAGGGACGGGGAGGCCTGGACAGGGACGGGGAGGCCGGGACAGGGACGGGGAGGCTGACAGGGACGGGGGAGGCCTGGACAGGGACGGGGGAGGCCGACAGGGACGGGGTGGGAGGCCGGGACACGGGCGGGGGACAGTTGGGCGCCGGGAGACACTGGGACGAGGTGGCCCGAAGGGTTCGTTCCCGGCCCGCCGCGCTGAAGCCCGCAGCCACACAGGGCCCTCCTGCAGTTGGCCGGGCGGCCGGACCCTAGGGAGCGGAGCAGCTGCAGTCCCCGCTCCCCAGGGGGAAGACCTCGGCctcgcccccgcccccgccctgCGCGCTACAGACACGTGCCGCTCTGGCGGCACGCGCCCCGCCTTCGGCCCCCTCGGGCGCGCGCTTACCCCGCCCCCTCTGCCCCGGGCTGCCCCCGCGCCTGTTTGGGTCTCGTTCTTGCCCCTGAGGCCCCGAGGAAGCGGGTCAGCCCCGGGGAGCTCAGGGCTTGGCGCGGGGAGGCGAGGGCAGCGGAGTTGGGAGCCGCGTCCCGGAGGCGAGGCTCGGCGCGCAGGCAGTAGTGTGGGCAGCCCCATGCGAGGTCCTTTACGCCGGGGTCCTTAGCCGAGCGCGTGCGTGTGGGTGCGAGCGTGAACGCGCGTGCGAGCGTGCGCGCGGACCGCTGTGCCGCCCCGGCTccgcctcctccccctccccctccccgcctcctccccctccccctccccgcctcctcctcctcctcctctgcagTGACATTGGATTTAGAGCCGCGAGGTAGAGAACTAGCGAACGCAGCCTCGGAGCCCCGCAGCCGCCCACTCCCGCCGCCACCATGCTCCGCATGATCCTCAGCCAGGCCAAGAAGCACCCGAGCGTGAGCGGCCCCGGGACCGCGGGGAGGAGGGGCCCGCGTGACCTTGGGCAGCCCTTGGGCCCCTTTCGGGGGCCTCCCCTGCAGCTCCCCGCGCTCCCCTCCCCGGCCCCTCTCCGGGAATGATGCTCCGCGGCTCCTCTGTGGGAGCGGCTCCGTTTCCCCACCCGGGGTGGGGGGCCGCGGGCGGAGGAGACCCTGCCCAGGCGGGTGGGGCCGCTCCGCCCTTTGCTGCCGGGCCCGGGCGCTCCCCgcgcgggggagggggaggggagagcggCCGGGCTCCCTGCCCgtggggggcggggcgggggggggtcCCAGGCCCGGGCCGCCCtcaccctctctctccttctctttggCCGCCCAGCTGATCCCCCTGTTTGTGTTCATCGGAGCCGGGGCCACCGGGGCCTCGCTGTACGTGCTGCGCCTGGCGCTCTTCAACCCCGACGTCAGGTGGGGGAGACacgggggggcggggggcgccCTCGGAGCTGGCGGGGGTCCCTTAGGGCCGGATTTCCGCGGGGAGCCCGGGGAGCGGGAGGCCCCTCCCCCTGAGAGGGCCCCGGGGCGTGGCGCTGTATGGGGGGGGCAGCGGGGCTCCCCAAGCACGCGGCCCCCTCCCCCCTGCCAGGCCACGCACCTGCCCTTTCCTCTGGCGCCTCGGCCGCTCGCCTTGCAGTGGGAGCGACATCCGGGCCtcttcctgggggggggggggggggtgagcgCCGGCAGCGCGCCCCGCGGCGGAGTCCGAAAGCGCAGCCTCGAGGGCTCCCTTCCGGCCTCACGGCTCCGCGTGTGCTTTTGTTCTCAGCTGGGACAGGAAGAACAACCCAGAGCCGTGGAACAAAATGAACCCCACGGACCAGTACAAGGTGAGTCAGGGACGCCCGCGAGGCGCCCAGgagccccgggggggggggtcctCCCTTCTGCTTCTCGGAGACGCGGAGGAGGCCTGGGGAGCCCCTCGGGCCGGGCGGCTGCTCTGGCTCGGGACCCCCGGAGAAGCCCGCGGTGCGGGAGGTGCGGCACCGGTGAGGGAGGTCCGGCCCGCGGTGCGGGAGGTGCGGCACCGGTGAGGGAGGTCCGGCCCGCGGTGCGGGAGGTGCGGCACCGGTGAGGGAGGTCCGGCCCGCGGTGCGGGAGGTGCGGCACCGGTGAGGGAGGTCCGGCCCGCGGTGCGGGAGGTGCGGCACCGGTGAGGGAGGTTCAGCACCGGTGAGGGAGGTTCAGCACCAGTGAGGGAGGTCCGGCACCGGTGAGGGAGGTCCGGCACCGGTGAGGGAGGTCCGGCACCGGTGAGGGAGGTGCGGCCCGCGGTGTGGGAGGTGCAGCACCGGTGTGGGAGGTTCAGCACCAGTGAGGGAGGTCCAGCACCAGTGAGGGAGGTGCGGCCCGCGGTGTGGGAGGTTCAGCACCAGTGAGGGAGGTCCAGCACCAGTGAGGGAGGTCCGGCCCGCGGTGTGGGAGGTTCAGCACCGGTGTGGGAGGTTCAGCACCAGTGAGGGAGGTCCAGCACCAGTGAGGGAGGTCCAGCACCAGTGAGGGAGGTTCAGCACCAGTGAGGGAGGTGCGGCCCGCGGTGTGGGAGGTTCAGCACCAGTGAGGGAGGTCCGGCACCGGTGAGGGAGGTCCAGCACCAGTGAAGGAGGTCCAGCACCGGTGAGGGAGGTGTGGCCCTGGCGAGGGGAGGTCCGGCACCATCACAGTTTTATTCCCTTTTGTGCTCCGGGAGCCGGAGCTTATTTCTGGTTGGAAATGGCCGGTTAAAACCCCGCAGGCGGGGCCTTCTCACCCGTAGGAGAAGCAGGCTGGGCCAAGGCCCCGATTTCTCAGCCCCCAGATTTAGATCCTGACGGTAAGTATCAGGTTAGAAGGTTCTAGAAGGTTCGCAGAGCCCTCCACAAACTCAGTCCTGATTACGTATAGAGAGGAGAACACAAGATCGCCTCGGGACGTTTTCCCCTCCGACCTTTAGAAAGGAGCTCGGAGAAGCCAGTTTGTTTTGGAGTTAACTTATTTTTATCCAGAATTGGGCAAAGTCACATCACCTGGAAACTGCATCACTTGATTTCTCCACTGACATTTCCCAGAGGAAATTTACTTTTGCAATAGAGCAAACAGTGATTGTTCCTGGCTCAAAAGGGACCAGGAGCCCAGAGAACTCGGCAtgggggcagggggtgggggtgggggaccGTCCCCAGGGATCAGGCTCTGAAGGTACCTTGTGACCTGAGCTGGTCCTGCCTCCCTCGGAAGCCATGCAGACCTGCCGCGCTGTGATGCCCAGGGTAAGGGGGTGGCCAGAAGCGCCGAGGGCCTCTGATCCCCACTCCGCTGGGACCTCATTCTTCTCTCTGGTGTATAGTAAAGGAGAGGCCTTGTCATTTGGCTCTGAGGTCGTCCAAAAACAAGCCACCATCGTCTCGTTTTGAGAATAAAAGCTACAGGGAGCactgggttgttttgtttttgttttccccagtGGGAGGTAAGACAGAGTCTAGACTCTTTCAAAAATAGagacttttattttctgttcttggTGGGAGTTTTGAAATCAACATCAGCtacctttaaaatgaaattcatgcAGTTCCACTGAGGCCTTTGACAAAAGCACATTTGGCTAGAACAGAATAGTTTAGTTCATCCCTCAGAGTGCATTTTAGTGGGATTTGATGATATTTTAGCGATGGCGATCTAATTCCAAACTCCCCAGTCATATTAGTttcttaaaatttcataaaattgtaCCTAAATCTTGCAGtttatttctgtatctctcttcTATTTTGTAGCAAAAGGGTAGTTGCTATTCTTAAGTTACTGGCGTGACGGAGGAGAGTTCCGCACTAAGTGGAAGGCCAGTTCTGTATGCAGAGCACGGCTGCTCGCTTGAGCCAGCTGCTCCTCCTCAGACCTTGTTGGGGGTTCTGGGCGCTGCAGGCACCAAGGTTGTTTGTGTCAAATAGATCCTTTATAAAAATCACCAAGAGGGCTTTTCCTGCTGGTTTCTGATCCTCTCACTGAGGATGTTTTCAGTTATGTTCTGGAAGGAAAGGAGAACTTGGTGGTGACCTTTTACTGCCAGGTTTTGGTTTTTGCTTAGTGGTAGACATTACAATTTGaaccttgttttttttccttttgtaccaAACTGGGAGAAAGGACGTAAGATTGTTTTCAAATGATAGCTGCACAGCTTCTGCAACGTTCCCCAGCAGTAATAAACCCAAGGTGGTCACCTTGTTTGCTCCTGGGTGATTTTGTCTCCTGCAGCAAAGACTTCGAGATGGTCCCTAAAACTTCATGGGCTGTGAAAAAGGCAATAAGGAAAATGTTCCGAAttataaataaagggaaaaacaaggCCATTAAATCAGGTGGCAGTTGACTTT comes from Sarcophilus harrisii chromosome 5, mSarHar1.11, whole genome shotgun sequence and encodes:
- the NDUFA4 gene encoding cytochrome c oxidase subunit NDUFA4, with the protein product MLRMILSQAKKHPSLIPLFVFIGAGATGASLYVLRLALFNPDVSWDRKNNPEPWNKMNPTDQYKFYSVNVDYSKLKKEGPEF